A window from Chitinophaga filiformis encodes these proteins:
- a CDS encoding substrate-binding domain-containing protein, producing MSANFPKQIYIFLLSVILCGLGCRREAEPKYRIGFSQCTGNDDWRRNMLTEMKRELFYHPEMKLLYKDAESSSPRQVAQIRELLKEKIDILLVSPNEAMPLAPIIAEVYGKGIPVIILDRKAATDSFTAYIGGDNRNIGKQAAEYIAAQLKGKGRIIEVTGLRGSSPTVERHEGFRAALAKYPGLELTATLEGSWVADKTKEAAQRNDAAIRQANIIFAQNDVMAYAMYQYCRDKGISNVRFIGVDASPYPDAGIDLVSRGVLSASLLYPSGGKEAIAMAANILAGRKPPRNTLLQTVLIDSTNVKLMRLQIDKIQVQHQEIEQQQALLQEQRRLYQDQQHLLRIVATSLCIAFLLGIVLFFILRTNRRINHQLKQQRDEILLQRDQLVEMTSKAEKATEAKFAFFTNLSHEFRTPLTLIQAPLENLLAGRQLSSVQKQQLELMRRNVVRLMRLVNQLLEFRRIESGKLQLKVSENELPAFVTEIMEAFKGIAVKKHIDFRLVSRQPGIKAWLDQRLFDRVLYNLLSNAFKFTSDYGKVHIYLELSGNNEEAILRIEDDGAGMDENTLLHAFELFYQSRESEHKGTGIGLALSREIIQLHHGNIVVKSKKGAGTTFTITLPATSAPFAPEEIQQEEEHINVINESLHNYVEELENMGPVTTVPATRRDQSYSLLIIEDHPDLNSFLAGYLSESYEVFHAGNGEEGLQLAFRHVPDIIICDIMLPGIDGIQVLETIKKDIRTSHIPVILLSANSSEEQRIRGMQHKADAYISKPFNMQYLKESIASTLSNRALLKDHYITEPETRVHAVQSNKPDRKFVNDFTAIVEENLGNDQFNVEDICTQLSISKMQLYRKVKQLLDCNVNDFILDARVKKAKYLLVNSQSSIAEIAYTCGFSSPAYFSTVFKARCQQTPKTFRELAFKKPGV from the coding sequence TTGTCAGCCAACTTTCCAAAACAGATCTATATTTTTCTGCTCTCCGTCATTTTATGCGGCCTGGGTTGCCGCCGCGAAGCGGAACCGAAATACCGTATCGGGTTCTCCCAGTGTACAGGTAATGACGACTGGCGGAGGAACATGCTCACGGAAATGAAAAGGGAACTGTTCTACCATCCTGAAATGAAATTGCTGTATAAGGACGCCGAAAGCAGCAGTCCCCGGCAGGTGGCACAGATCAGGGAACTGCTGAAAGAAAAGATCGACATCCTGCTGGTATCGCCTAACGAAGCAATGCCCCTGGCGCCTATCATCGCGGAGGTATATGGGAAGGGTATACCGGTGATCATACTTGACCGTAAAGCCGCTACCGACTCTTTTACTGCTTATATCGGAGGAGACAACCGCAATATCGGCAAGCAGGCGGCGGAGTATATTGCCGCCCAACTGAAGGGGAAAGGACGCATCATCGAAGTAACGGGACTACGGGGCTCCTCGCCCACCGTGGAAAGACATGAAGGATTCCGTGCCGCCCTGGCGAAGTATCCCGGCTTAGAACTGACTGCCACCCTGGAAGGCAGCTGGGTAGCCGATAAAACAAAGGAAGCCGCCCAAAGGAACGACGCGGCCATCCGCCAGGCCAATATCATCTTTGCACAGAACGATGTCATGGCCTACGCCATGTATCAATATTGCCGGGATAAAGGCATTTCCAATGTCAGGTTTATCGGGGTTGACGCCTCTCCCTACCCGGATGCAGGTATCGACCTTGTATCGCGCGGCGTGCTGAGCGCCTCTCTCCTGTACCCCAGCGGCGGTAAGGAGGCGATTGCCATGGCGGCCAACATCCTGGCTGGCAGAAAGCCGCCGAGGAATACGCTGCTGCAGACAGTATTGATCGACAGCACCAATGTAAAACTGATGCGCCTGCAGATCGACAAGATACAGGTACAACACCAGGAAATAGAACAGCAACAGGCCCTCCTGCAGGAGCAACGCCGCCTGTACCAGGACCAGCAGCACCTCCTGCGCATTGTAGCCACCTCCCTCTGTATTGCCTTTCTCCTGGGGATCGTCCTGTTCTTCATCCTGCGCACTAACCGGCGGATCAATCATCAGCTGAAACAACAACGGGACGAGATACTCCTGCAACGCGACCAGCTGGTGGAAATGACCAGCAAGGCGGAAAAGGCCACCGAAGCAAAGTTTGCCTTCTTCACCAATCTCTCCCACGAATTCCGTACACCGCTCACCCTCATACAGGCGCCCCTGGAAAACCTGCTGGCAGGCAGACAGCTATCCTCCGTCCAGAAGCAACAGCTGGAGCTCATGCGCAGGAACGTGGTGCGCCTGATGCGGCTGGTGAATCAACTCCTGGAATTCCGCAGAATAGAAAGCGGCAAACTGCAACTGAAAGTTTCGGAGAATGAGCTTCCCGCTTTCGTCACCGAGATCATGGAAGCATTCAAAGGCATTGCCGTCAAGAAACACATAGATTTCCGCCTTGTCAGTCGTCAGCCCGGCATCAAAGCCTGGCTGGACCAGCGCCTCTTCGATCGCGTGCTGTATAACCTGCTGTCTAACGCTTTCAAGTTCACGTCCGACTATGGTAAGGTGCATATATACCTCGAACTGTCGGGCAACAATGAAGAGGCGATACTGCGTATTGAAGACGATGGCGCAGGCATGGACGAGAATACCCTCCTGCACGCTTTTGAGCTATTCTATCAGAGCAGGGAAAGCGAGCATAAAGGCACGGGCATCGGTCTTGCGCTCAGCCGCGAGATCATCCAGCTGCATCATGGCAATATCGTCGTGAAAAGTAAAAAAGGCGCCGGTACGACCTTCACGATCACATTGCCGGCTACCAGCGCACCATTCGCCCCGGAAGAGATCCAGCAGGAAGAAGAACATATCAACGTCATCAATGAATCGCTGCACAACTATGTAGAGGAACTGGAAAATATGGGGCCGGTGACTACTGTACCCGCTACCCGCCGGGACCAGTCCTATTCCCTGCTCATCATAGAAGATCACCCGGACCTGAACAGCTTCCTGGCAGGCTATCTCAGCGAATCTTACGAAGTATTTCACGCCGGCAACGGTGAAGAAGGATTACAGCTGGCCTTCCGTCACGTCCCCGATATTATCATCTGTGATATTATGCTGCCGGGTATAGACGGCATCCAGGTACTGGAAACCATCAAGAAAGATATCAGGACCTCCCATATTCCAGTTATCCTTTTAAGCGCCAATAGCAGCGAAGAACAGCGGATCAGGGGCATGCAGCATAAAGCGGATGCGTATATCAGCAAACCATTCAACATGCAGTATTTAAAAGAAAGTATTGCCAGTACGCTGAGTAACCGCGCATTATTGAAAGATCACTATATCACGGAACCGGAAACGAGGGTGCATGCCGTCCAATCCAATAAACCGGACAGAAAGTTTGTAAATGATTTCACTGCAATAGTAGAAGAAAACCTGGGGAACGATCAGTTCAATGTGGAAGATATCTGTACGCAGCTGTCTATTTCAAAAATGCAGTTATACCGGAAGGTAAAACAGCTGCTGGATTGTAATGTCAATGATTTTATACTGGATGCAAGAGTAAAAAAGGCGAAGTACCTGCTGGTGAATTCTCAGTCTTCCATTGCCGAAATAGCATATACCTGTGGTTTCTCCTCCCCTGCTTATTTCTCTACAGTGTTTAAAGCCAGATGTCAGCAGACGCCAAAAACATTCAGGGAACTGGCGTTTAAGAAACCAGGGGTGTAA
- a CDS encoding amidohydrolase, whose protein sequence is MKSGFIALLTFVPMLAMAQLKELDKNVASIKDSVISWRRYLHQHPELSNREYKTGAYIAARLKALGLEVHTGVGKTGVVALLKGGRPGPVVALRADMDALPVYERVELPFKSVDSAEYLGQQVPVMHACGHDSHVAILLGTASVLASMKKDIPGTVKFIFQPAEEGAPGDEEGGAPLMIKEGVMDNPKVDAIFGLHINSQTPIGTVKYKSGAEMASSDWFVVKVKGKQSHGSQPWNGIDPVVVAAQIIQGFQTIVSRQAELTKAPVVITVGKIHSGVRSNIIPEELVMEGTIRTLDSKMQEQVHEKMKLTATKIAEASGAAAEISIDTKTKVTYNDPALVKQMLPSIEAAIGGDNVKEAEWTTGAEDFSFYGDKAPAFFFFLGGLPAGKDPAKAAPHHTPDFYIDDSRLDAGVKIFCQLVFDYGKKR, encoded by the coding sequence ATGAAATCCGGATTTATTGCACTCCTGACATTTGTACCCATGCTGGCGATGGCTCAGCTAAAAGAACTGGATAAGAACGTAGCCAGTATCAAAGATTCTGTTATATCCTGGAGAAGGTATCTTCATCAGCATCCCGAGCTGTCTAACCGCGAGTATAAGACCGGTGCTTATATAGCCGCCCGCTTAAAAGCTTTGGGCCTGGAAGTACATACCGGCGTAGGCAAGACCGGTGTTGTGGCCTTACTGAAAGGAGGCAGGCCGGGACCAGTAGTCGCATTACGTGCCGACATGGACGCATTGCCTGTATATGAAAGAGTGGAGCTCCCTTTCAAATCAGTGGATAGTGCAGAATACCTGGGACAGCAGGTGCCTGTTATGCATGCCTGCGGTCATGATTCCCATGTAGCTATATTACTGGGTACGGCATCTGTGCTTGCATCCATGAAGAAAGATATACCCGGAACGGTAAAGTTCATCTTCCAGCCGGCGGAAGAAGGCGCCCCGGGCGATGAGGAAGGCGGCGCTCCGTTGATGATCAAAGAAGGCGTGATGGATAATCCGAAGGTGGATGCCATCTTCGGACTGCATATCAATTCACAGACGCCTATTGGTACAGTGAAGTATAAGTCAGGTGCGGAAATGGCGTCCAGCGACTGGTTTGTTGTAAAGGTAAAGGGGAAACAGTCGCATGGTTCCCAGCCCTGGAATGGCATTGATCCGGTTGTTGTTGCGGCACAGATCATACAGGGCTTTCAAACCATTGTAAGCCGGCAGGCAGAGCTGACCAAAGCGCCTGTGGTGATCACGGTCGGTAAAATACACAGCGGTGTACGCAGTAATATTATTCCGGAAGAACTGGTAATGGAAGGAACGATCCGCACACTGGACAGCAAAATGCAGGAACAGGTACATGAGAAGATGAAGCTGACGGCTACGAAGATCGCTGAGGCTTCGGGTGCTGCTGCAGAAATAAGTATTGATACCAAAACAAAAGTAACCTATAACGATCCTGCCCTCGTGAAACAGATGCTGCCATCAATTGAAGCGGCAATAGGAGGGGATAATGTTAAGGAAGCAGAATGGACAACTGGTGCGGAAGACTTTTCTTTTTACGGTGATAAGGCGCCTGCTTTCTTCTTTTTCCTCGGCGGATTACCTGCAGGAAAAGATCCTGCCAAAGCCGCGCCACATCACACGCCAGATTTCTATATTGATGACTCCCGCCTGGATGCAGGTGTGAAAATATTCTGCCAGCTGGTATTTGATTATGGGAAGAAGAGATAA
- a CDS encoding alpha-L-fucosidase, whose amino-acid sequence MRKLLVIFPLLLAGILPGKYASAQENEGVHEMSKDYQAPKDPLVIRKLSKWQDQRFGLFMHWGTYTLWGEVESWSICPVDWVVRKGPYSEDYNTYRSAYEHLQYDFNPVDFNPEKWEKAAKAAGMRYVVFTTKHHDGFCMFDTKETDYKITSPNTPFSKNPRSNVTKEIFDAFRKDSFMIGAYFSKPDWHSQYFWWKYYPPKDEHVNYDIKKFPERWQKFNDFTYNQIQELMTGYGPIDILWLDGGWVRPDGKQSIDMPRIANMARSHQPGLIIVDRTVPGEFENYTTPEQSIPDKPLPYPWETCMTMGYSWSYSPRDEYKPSRQLVSLLVKIVSRGGNFLLNIGPSDKGDWAPEAYKRLEDMGKWMDINGEGIHGSRPVAPYSDKNVYFTQSKDQHSIYAYYLSDSDEVKLPAEVSFAVQDIKKINRIALLGTKAKLQWTLKDGQLTIKVPKNIQEKSGLKYSAAFKISV is encoded by the coding sequence ATGAGGAAATTATTGGTCATTTTCCCGCTGTTATTAGCAGGCATCCTGCCGGGAAAATACGCATCTGCACAGGAAAACGAAGGAGTACATGAAATGTCGAAAGACTACCAGGCTCCAAAAGATCCTTTAGTGATCAGGAAACTCTCCAAATGGCAGGACCAGCGTTTCGGGCTGTTCATGCACTGGGGCACCTATACCCTCTGGGGAGAGGTGGAAAGCTGGAGTATCTGTCCGGTTGACTGGGTAGTAAGGAAAGGCCCCTACAGTGAGGATTACAATACCTACCGAAGTGCTTATGAACATCTGCAGTACGATTTTAACCCTGTAGATTTCAATCCTGAGAAATGGGAGAAAGCAGCCAAGGCGGCAGGTATGCGTTATGTAGTGTTCACCACCAAACACCACGACGGATTTTGCATGTTCGATACAAAGGAAACCGATTATAAGATCACCAGTCCTAACACGCCCTTCTCTAAGAATCCGCGCAGCAATGTGACCAAAGAGATCTTTGACGCCTTCAGGAAGGACAGTTTTATGATCGGCGCCTATTTCTCCAAACCGGACTGGCATAGCCAGTATTTCTGGTGGAAATATTATCCGCCGAAAGACGAACATGTTAACTACGATATCAAGAAGTTCCCCGAGCGCTGGCAGAAATTCAACGACTTCACCTACAACCAGATCCAGGAACTAATGACGGGCTATGGTCCTATCGATATCCTCTGGCTGGATGGCGGTTGGGTAAGACCTGACGGTAAACAGAGCATTGACATGCCGCGCATTGCCAATATGGCCCGCAGCCATCAGCCGGGACTGATCATTGTTGACAGAACCGTTCCAGGTGAATTTGAGAACTACACCACTCCCGAACAGTCCATTCCTGATAAACCATTGCCTTATCCATGGGAGACCTGTATGACAATGGGATATTCCTGGAGCTATAGTCCCCGGGATGAATATAAACCCTCCCGTCAGCTGGTATCATTGCTGGTGAAGATCGTGTCGAGAGGTGGTAACTTCCTGTTAAATATCGGGCCCAGCGATAAAGGCGATTGGGCGCCTGAAGCATACAAACGCCTGGAAGACATGGGCAAATGGATGGACATCAACGGCGAAGGTATCCATGGTTCAAGACCGGTAGCGCCCTATTCCGATAAGAACGTTTACTTCACGCAGTCGAAAGACCAGCATTCCATCTATGCCTATTATCTTTCCGACAGCGATGAGGTGAAACTGCCGGCTGAAGTAAGCTTTGCGGTGCAGGATATCAAAAAGATCAACCGTATTGCTTTGTTAGGTACCAAAGCGAAACTGCAATGGACCTTGAAGGACGGTCAGCTGACCATTAAGGTTCCGAAGAACATACAGGAGAAAAGTGGTTTGAAATATAGTGCAGCGTTTAAGATCAGTGTGTAA
- a CDS encoding OmpH family outer membrane protein: protein MLKNCTIALLLLAFVSFSATRTYAQGKIAYINMQQLVTSMPEAKRAYDTLQVYQDELSKDGQALVNEFQQMATKYQADEPTLKADIKEIRLKQLEAAKNNIDEYRARIEQKLAAREQELTAPILAKAKKAVSDLAAEKGIVCVLDSSKEIVVTATCEDLLSAAKQKLGIK, encoded by the coding sequence ATGCTAAAGAATTGTACTATTGCTTTACTTTTATTAGCCTTCGTTTCCTTCTCCGCTACACGTACTTATGCCCAGGGCAAGATCGCTTACATTAATATGCAGCAGCTGGTGACCAGTATGCCGGAAGCAAAGCGTGCATACGACACGTTGCAGGTATACCAGGATGAACTGTCTAAAGACGGTCAGGCCCTTGTCAATGAGTTCCAGCAAATGGCGACAAAATATCAGGCGGACGAACCGACCCTCAAAGCAGATATAAAGGAGATCAGGCTGAAACAACTCGAAGCAGCTAAAAACAATATCGACGAATACCGGGCACGCATAGAGCAGAAACTGGCTGCGCGCGAACAGGAACTGACGGCCCCTATCCTGGCAAAAGCTAAAAAGGCCGTATCTGACCTGGCGGCGGAAAAAGGTATCGTATGCGTATTGGATAGTTCCAAAGAGATTGTGGTAACTGCCACCTGCGAGGACCTGCTGTCAGCAGCCAAACAGAAGCTGGGTATCAAATAA
- a CDS encoding YceI family protein, translated as MKTLIKTMTLLFVANQLTTTTIAQVQYQQKNDFTLTINGTSTMHDWEMKTSKIACNATFTFYEDGELGGLTLLNFTMPAESLKSERTGLDAVAYRALKTKQYPTITFNLTSAAVSKQGTVISCKGNLTVAGVTQSIDIVGAAQINADRSITIKGTKQIDMRDFDIDPPTFLFGQFTTGENVTITFNLTFRH; from the coding sequence ATGAAAACACTCATTAAGACTATGACGCTGTTGTTTGTTGCAAATCAATTAACGACAACCACAATCGCACAGGTACAGTATCAGCAGAAGAACGATTTTACGCTTACCATCAACGGTACGTCCACCATGCACGACTGGGAGATGAAGACCTCCAAGATCGCCTGCAACGCTACTTTTACATTCTATGAAGATGGCGAACTGGGAGGACTGACCTTACTCAATTTCACGATGCCGGCAGAAAGCCTGAAGAGTGAACGAACGGGCCTGGACGCAGTTGCCTACAGGGCGCTGAAAACGAAACAGTACCCTACCATTACCTTCAATCTCACATCTGCTGCCGTATCCAAACAAGGTACTGTCATCTCCTGTAAAGGCAACCTGACAGTAGCGGGTGTTACGCAAAGCATTGATATTGTGGGCGCCGCCCAGATCAATGCAGACAGAAGCATCACTATTAAAGGCACAAAGCAGATCGACATGCGGGACTTTGACATTGATCCGCCCACTTTCCTCTTCGGCCAGTTTACAACCGGAGAAAATGTTACCATTACCTTCAACCTCACCTTCAGGCACTAA
- a CDS encoding S8 family peptidase, protein MKRTQLLALALPLMMLMTIASCTKDDKILRVRDNVLDNKHQDRGFIIIAKEGAKLEAISESLSKLHVRNFKLKTSNQELGLIRVQTPDPSFPEKARQVADVESVVVDVVMNWRLPGKVFRANKIGAAPAAGAKTEAVASNPYSFLQWGLKSVKAPQAWAKGYKGKGAKVAVLDGGFLLNNPEIAPNIILTHNFIEGEEVQYHGIEGFSHGSHVAGTIAAVDDANGVVGVAPQVKLILVKVLSDAGSGPFSAIIDGIFYASNHGADVINMSLGGELPRKTYTDDNGTPDDPSDDYVVEYNRDIKDLIKAINRATLYATLRGTTLVAAAGNDAYNYDVEKRFITYPAAALGVLSIASNGPLGWGINQDTTLYRPSIFTNYGKQFISYAAPGGNWDIPLNTTIVNVGGVVFYEYVFDFVFNIGFWDEATGEYSYGWSAGTSMAAPHASAVIALLYGKYPNMNPILADIILRSSSNDYGLPGKDAYFGNGQVNAGRAVSF, encoded by the coding sequence ATGAAAAGAACTCAACTCCTTGCCCTGGCACTTCCCCTTATGATGCTGATGACCATTGCCTCTTGTACTAAAGACGACAAGATCCTCCGTGTCCGCGACAACGTCCTCGACAATAAACATCAGGACAGGGGTTTTATCATCATCGCCAAAGAAGGCGCTAAGCTGGAAGCTATCTCTGAAAGCCTGAGCAAATTACATGTAAGAAACTTCAAACTGAAAACAAGCAACCAGGAATTAGGACTGATCCGTGTACAGACCCCAGATCCCAGCTTCCCTGAAAAAGCACGGCAGGTGGCTGATGTAGAGTCGGTAGTAGTAGATGTTGTAATGAACTGGCGCCTCCCGGGTAAAGTATTCCGTGCCAACAAGATCGGGGCAGCACCTGCTGCCGGCGCTAAAACAGAAGCTGTAGCCAGCAATCCATACAGCTTCCTCCAGTGGGGCCTTAAATCAGTAAAAGCGCCACAGGCCTGGGCCAAAGGCTACAAAGGCAAAGGCGCAAAAGTAGCGGTGCTCGACGGCGGCTTCCTGCTGAACAATCCTGAGATAGCTCCTAACATCATCCTGACCCACAACTTCATTGAAGGGGAAGAGGTACAGTATCATGGCATAGAAGGTTTCAGCCATGGATCGCATGTTGCCGGCACCATCGCAGCTGTGGATGATGCCAATGGCGTGGTAGGCGTTGCACCACAGGTAAAACTGATCCTGGTGAAAGTATTGTCCGACGCCGGTTCCGGTCCTTTCAGCGCTATCATCGATGGTATCTTTTATGCCAGCAATCATGGTGCGGATGTCATTAACATGAGCCTTGGCGGCGAACTGCCACGCAAAACGTATACCGATGATAACGGTACTCCCGATGACCCGTCCGACGACTATGTAGTGGAATATAACAGGGACATAAAAGACCTCATCAAAGCTATTAACAGGGCCACGCTGTATGCTACTTTAAGAGGTACAACCCTCGTTGCTGCAGCCGGTAATGATGCGTATAACTACGACGTGGAAAAGCGATTCATTACCTATCCTGCTGCTGCACTCGGCGTATTGTCCATCGCTTCTAATGGTCCGCTGGGCTGGGGTATTAACCAGGATACCACTTTGTACAGACCATCTATCTTTACGAACTACGGCAAACAGTTCATTTCATATGCTGCACCGGGCGGTAACTGGGATATACCATTGAACACAACGATCGTAAATGTTGGCGGCGTTGTATTCTATGAATATGTATTTGATTTCGTCTTTAATATTGGTTTCTGGGATGAAGCAACGGGTGAATATTCCTATGGCTGGTCTGCCGGTACCAGTATGGCAGCGCCTCATGCCAGCGCAGTCATTGCATTGCTCTATGGCAAATACCCGAACATGAATCCCATACTTGCCGATATTATATTGCGCAGCTCATCGAACGATTATGGCCTGCCGGGTAAAGATGCTTACTTTGGTAACGGGCAGGTAAACGCAGGCAGAGCGGTTAGTTTCTAG
- a CDS encoding PfkB family carbohydrate kinase has product MYDICCVGHITLDKVVTTKSVVHMAGGTSFYFSNAIRHMDVKYRLVTGLAESEMNSVTELRAKGIEVDVVPSRHTVYFENIYSENQDHRTQRVLQKADPFSIEALSHTDARFFHLGPLLADDIPVELIKSLSERGKVALDVQGYLRKVENHDVHAIDWPAKQEALKYIHTLKANEHEMEVLTGLKDVRKGAKVLADWGVKEVVITLGSMGSVIYANGVFYHIPAYVPTAVIDATGCGDTYMAGYLYKRIKGASLQEAGEFAAAMATLKIESSGPFTGTKQDVLALLANSREKVFAEL; this is encoded by the coding sequence ATGTACGATATTTGTTGCGTAGGGCATATCACGTTGGATAAAGTAGTGACCACAAAGTCTGTGGTGCACATGGCGGGAGGCACTTCTTTCTACTTTTCCAATGCTATCCGTCATATGGATGTTAAGTATAGACTGGTAACAGGGCTTGCAGAAAGTGAAATGAATAGTGTTACAGAATTGCGCGCGAAAGGCATTGAGGTGGATGTGGTACCGAGCAGGCATACTGTCTATTTCGAGAATATTTATTCTGAAAACCAGGATCACCGTACGCAACGCGTATTGCAGAAGGCAGACCCTTTTTCTATTGAGGCATTATCGCATACGGACGCCCGTTTCTTCCACTTAGGCCCCTTGCTGGCCGACGATATCCCGGTTGAATTGATCAAGTCATTATCTGAGCGTGGAAAGGTTGCGCTGGATGTACAGGGGTATCTGCGCAAGGTGGAGAACCACGATGTACATGCAATAGACTGGCCTGCAAAACAGGAGGCATTGAAATATATCCATACGCTGAAGGCAAATGAGCATGAAATGGAAGTGCTGACGGGCCTGAAAGACGTGCGTAAAGGCGCAAAGGTACTGGCCGACTGGGGTGTTAAAGAAGTTGTGATCACGCTGGGAAGTATGGGATCTGTTATCTATGCGAACGGCGTGTTTTATCATATCCCGGCCTATGTGCCCACTGCTGTGATAGATGCGACAGGATGCGGCGATACCTATATGGCCGGTTATTTATACAAACGTATCAAAGGTGCTTCACTGCAGGAAGCAGGAGAGTTTGCCGCAGCAATGGCTACGCTGAAGATCGAATCTTCCGGTCCGTTCACAGGTACGAAACAAGATGTACTGGCATTGCTGGCAAATAGCAGGGAGAAAGTATTTGCGGAGCTGTAA